The proteins below come from a single Caenibius sp. WL genomic window:
- a CDS encoding copper resistance protein B: protein MKTALFTAAAALACTAAPAWAQHDNHGGDHGQNHQTMDHAGHGGHTAAPPAPADQAGHQGHAMPAAPATPASNPHAGHAMHGGADPQIPQAPPPPEARSGPVHAADTVFPAGAMAASRAALPREMGRMTWGTVRIDRLEAQTGKGPDGWLWEADLSYGGDRDKLWLKSEGHAAFGQPVSAEVQGLWSRAIGPWFDLQAGVRQDLRPGGPDRTHAVLGVQGLAPYFFEVDGAMFLSTKGELTGRIEAEYDQRITQRLILQPRVEANFSAQAIPELGLGAGVTSLQTGARLRYEIRREFAPYIGIEWQRDLGRTARLTRAAGDDASRVLLVAGIRAWF from the coding sequence ATGAAAACCGCACTTTTCACCGCAGCTGCCGCGCTCGCTTGCACCGCTGCTCCCGCCTGGGCGCAGCATGACAATCATGGCGGGGATCACGGGCAAAACCATCAGACCATGGATCACGCGGGCCATGGCGGCCACACGGCAGCCCCTCCCGCGCCTGCGGACCAGGCTGGCCACCAAGGGCACGCTATGCCCGCTGCGCCCGCGACACCGGCCAGCAATCCCCATGCCGGGCACGCGATGCATGGGGGGGCCGACCCGCAAATCCCGCAAGCCCCCCCTCCACCCGAGGCGCGTTCGGGCCCGGTCCATGCGGCCGACACGGTCTTCCCCGCAGGCGCGATGGCCGCATCGCGCGCCGCGCTGCCGCGGGAAATGGGACGGATGACATGGGGGACCGTGCGGATCGACCGGCTGGAAGCGCAGACCGGCAAGGGGCCGGACGGCTGGCTATGGGAAGCCGATCTCAGCTACGGCGGCGACCGTGACAAACTGTGGCTGAAAAGCGAAGGCCACGCCGCGTTCGGCCAGCCGGTCAGCGCCGAAGTGCAGGGCCTGTGGAGCCGCGCGATCGGCCCGTGGTTCGACCTGCAGGCCGGCGTGCGGCAGGATTTGCGCCCCGGCGGTCCGGATCGGACGCATGCCGTGCTCGGTGTGCAGGGTCTCGCCCCCTACTTTTTCGAGGTGGACGGCGCGATGTTCCTTTCCACCAAGGGCGAACTGACCGGGCGGATCGAAGCCGAATACGACCAGCGCATCACCCAGCGCCTGATCCTCCAACCACGCGTGGAAGCGAACTTTTCGGCGCAGGCCATTCCCGAACTCGGGCTCGGCGCGGGAGTGACGTCGCTACAGACCGGCGCCCGGTTAAGGTACGAGATCAGGCGGGAATTCGCCCCCTATATCGGGATCGAATGGCAGCGCGATCTCGGCAGGACCGCCCGCCTGACCCGCGCGGCAGGGGACGATGCCAGCCGTGTCCTGCTCGTGGCCGGCATCCGCGCCTGGTTCTGA